One Actinoplanes missouriensis 431 DNA segment encodes these proteins:
- a CDS encoding phosphoribosyltransferase family protein produces MTTDLRDLLRSEFRWTNPGPNSEYLVSDRSGWWREPRILDGLGPALADLFRSERPTVVVSPEVTGFLLGPLVARSLGVGFVEAYRAGARRPIAEPMIWAEVPADHRGDVQHLGIRDRLLAPDDRVLIVDDWASTGAQARGLRTLAGSRYVGTAVIYDECPPAVTAELTIRSLLSGSDLDP; encoded by the coding sequence GTGACCACCGATCTCCGTGATCTTCTGCGTTCCGAGTTCCGCTGGACCAATCCCGGCCCGAACAGCGAATACCTCGTCAGTGACCGCTCCGGCTGGTGGCGCGAGCCGAGGATTCTGGACGGTCTGGGCCCCGCCCTGGCTGATCTTTTCCGGTCAGAGCGTCCGACCGTTGTGGTCTCACCGGAGGTCACCGGATTCCTTCTGGGTCCACTGGTGGCACGGTCGCTCGGCGTCGGGTTCGTGGAGGCGTACCGGGCCGGGGCGCGCCGGCCGATCGCCGAGCCGATGATCTGGGCCGAGGTGCCGGCCGATCATCGAGGCGACGTGCAGCACCTGGGCATCCGGGACCGGTTGCTCGCCCCGGACGATCGCGTGCTCATCGTCGACGACTGGGCTTCGACCGGGGCGCAGGCCCGTGGCCTGCGCACCCTGGCCGGCAGCCGGTACGTCGGCACCGCGGTGATCTACGACGAGTGCCCGCCGGCGGTCACCGCGGAGCTGACCATCCGGAGCCTGCTGTCCGGGTCGGATCTCGACCCTTAG